The window TAAATGTAGGTACTGTAAAAGGCATTTTAATGCTTGACGATAATACCATTCAAGTTACTATGGAAATCGAAGAAAAAATGATGCCCCATATTAAAAAGGACGCTATTGCAACAATTGGTTCTGATGGTTTAGTTGGTAATATGATTGTAAATATTACTCCAGGAGAAGGTGAAACTACAGTTGTATCTTCTGGTGATACCATTAAATCGTATTCTAAAATAGGAACAGATGAAATGCTTAATACACTTAGTACAACTAATGAAAATGCGGCTTTACTTACTTCAAAGTTATTAAATATAACCAATGCGATAACTAGCGGAAAAGGAACTTTAGGAATGCTTATTAATGACACGATTACATCTAACGAGTTGCAACAAACCATTCATTATTTAAAATTAACAAGCATGGAAGCTAATAAAACCATGAAAGATATTAATACCATAGTTAGTTCTGTAGATATAGAGAATAGTGTTGCAGGAGTTTTACTTAATGATGGAGAAGAAGCACAAAAAGTAAAAGATATG is drawn from Lacinutrix sp. WUR7 and contains these coding sequences:
- a CDS encoding MlaD family protein, whose amino-acid sequence is MEKSNSQKLRLGVFVILGSLLFITTIYFIGDRQNLFGKTFTINSNFNNVNGLMQGNNVRYSGVNVGTVKGILMLDDNTIQVTMEIEEKMMPHIKKDAIATIGSDGLVGNMIVNITPGEGETTVVSSGDTIKSYSKIGTDEMLNTLSTTNENAALLTSKLLNITNAITSGKGTLGMLINDTITSNELQQTIHYLKLTSMEANKTMKDINTIVSSVDIENSVAGVLLNDGEEAQKVKDMIANLNQSSEDIKTVIDNLNETVNGFKAGDGAFNYLTKDEDVVKSLKESIDNINEGTDKFNQNMEALKHNFLTRGYFKKLERQEKKEAEKED